The Medicago truncatula cultivar Jemalong A17 chromosome 7, MtrunA17r5.0-ANR, whole genome shotgun sequence genome includes the window gataaatgaaaagtaagtattttttttaataatgaaatataaGAACTTATAGTCCTTAaaaatctcaaatatcaataaaaaattgaatcatCACAAAATATCCCAAAAAACCAGTGACAAAAACATACCTGCCAACCAATATTTTTCAATAGTAAGGGAAGCCTAAAACAAGTTTTAAATATATGTGCTATTTTTTGCCAGCACATCAtgaaatctaataaaaaataatttttggtaGGGTGGCCTAAATTTAGGGTTTTAGTAGTCGTACCCTTGGATCGACACGGCCTAAAACTTATAGTAAAAATTTAACCTACCAACATCACTGAAGATTAAACATATGTGTAACATTCATAGAGACAAGGAGGTCTCAGTAGTATATAATAGATTGTATACTAAGATAGACCAAGTAGAGAATAAAACATTACCAAAGACGGTGTTTTCTGGGTTTATGGCAGCTTGATTCTTAGCGGCATCACCGATCAACCTTTCATCTTTagcaaaagcaacaaaagaagGAGTAATTTTGTTTCCTTGATCATTGTGAATGATCTCAACTCTACCATGTTCTTCATGCCATACGGCAACACAAGAGTATGTCGTCCCAAGGTCTATTCCAATGGCACACCCTTCATTATTGTTTGCCATAATCTTACAATAAAAACGAATAAGGTTAAAATCCACGAGAAAACGAAAGAACTCTACCTTGGTTATAAACTGAAGCGTGAGTAAGAAGAAAAGGTCTACTTAGGGTTTCTTCCAATGCAAAACTGTTCTTTTATGTTTGAAGAAATAGTAATGAACAAGTTACTtgtttttgaaaactaaaagCCTCTTTTTGAGGTGGGTTTGTTTCATGCTTCCAAATTTTATTTCTACGATTAACTTCTGACTCTAtgatccctcaaaaaaaaactcCTGACTCTATGGTATTGGAACAAACCTTCCTCCGAGTTTGATTGATCAAATTTATCCTTCAGTGCACTTAGTGTTAAAATAACAGATTgacataataaaaatgaatttgactctcttaatcttaaaaaaggaagaaaaaaaacaaagtacaTAAAAATAATGGATAAAAGTGTAGCCGgttctcttaaaaaatagaagaaacaaCATAAAAAGATAATGAGATTGCATCAATATATGGAACAATGCATAAAGGGATAAATGATTTTGgctagattttttattattccaaTTATATAACAATGTTACATTGTTTTAATGTTATTGAAAGCGATaagattttatttgtttatcacTGAGTCGTGGTGGTTTTGGAGTTCGGAGGTTAGGggaatttaatttatcattgttAGGGAAGTGGTGCTGGAGGTTGTTGGTGGATAAGGAAGGGTTGTGGCACCGAGTGTTAAAGGCCCGGTACGGGGAGGAGGGTGGTCGAATTCGGGAAGGGGGAGACATGCATCTGGGTGGTGGCGGATGATGTGTCTCGTGAGCGATGGGGTTGGGTTGGGAGTGGGGAATTGGTTTGATGACAATACTAGGCGGGTAGTTGGTAATGGCCGTATACTTTCTTTTGGACTGATAAATTGCTGGATGGAGCACCTTTAAGGCTTCAGTTCAGCCGTCTATATGAGTTATCAGTGCTTCAGGAGTGTTCGGTGGAGGATATGTTGAGATTGGGATAGGAGGAAGGAGGAAACGCTTGGATGTGGAGGCGACTATTGTTGGCATGGGAAGAAGATAGCATGAGGGAGTGCCTTGCCTTGTTAAATAACGTTATTTTGCAGGATAATATTCTGGACTATTCGAGGTGGTTGTTGGATTCGATCCACGGTTATTCGGTTCGCGGGACTTACCGTTTCCTAACAGTTGTAGATGAGCTGGTGGTTGATGGTGCAGACAACAATGTTTGACATAAGCTGGTTCCTTCCAAAGTGTCTCTTTTTGCTTTGCGTCTTCTTAAAGACAGGATTCCAACAAGATCCAACTTGGTGAGACGACATGTTCTTCAACCTAATGATAACTTGTGTGTTGGAGGGTGGTAACATCGAGATGACGGATCATCTCTTCGTTGGTTGTGATTTAATTAGGAGTGTTTGGTACTTAGTCTGTCATTGACTTGGCTTTTCTTTTGTCTTTCCAGGATTGATTAAGGATCACTACATTCAGTTTATTCATCTTGAGGTATGCCGAGAGCTGCTCATCTTTATTTTAAGGTCATTTGGCTTGCTTGTGCTTGGGCAATATGGAAGGATAGAAACAACTGTGTATTAAAAAATGCGGTAATCGATCCTCACAGTGTTCTTGAAAAAGTGAAGTTGAATTCCTTTTTATGGTTATCTTCGAATAatgttcctttttcttttggtttccATGATTGGTGGAGACACCCACTCCTTTATATGGATgtcatgtaattttatttttggccgATGGCGGCACTCTCTTTTTAGGGGTCGTGTCCTTGTAACAGATATTGGGTGATTCATCTCTTTTAGCACACCTTGTACAGGGTGAATCACTTTTCGTTGAacaatatattccattttgatttattcaaaaaaaaaaaaagataagattttaTCGTATTTGTCATATTATTGCTAAAAGATAAACATAACTTGTTACAATTTGATTGTCGTTAACATCTATtttatacctataattttaatctatacCAATATATAAAGAGGATACACCTTTTTTTTCCTGGACCGGAGGTTTATCGGTCGATTTTACCATCTACTCCACTTActtttaaaataacattttgatataataaaaatgaaattgattctCTTAATAAAAACATAGTACAAAAAGATAATGGATAAAAGTGTAACCGGTTCTCTTTAAAAAGgaatataaacaaaacataaaaaggtAATGAGATTACATCAATATATGCAACAAATATATAAAGGATAGAAGATTTTGGTCTGAATTTTTCGCTATTTTAATTATACCCTAATCAAATGTGTCTATAACAATGCCACATTATTgatgttattgaaaaagatacgaatttatattatattgctaaaagataaatataatttactACAATTTGGTAGTCACAAACATCTATtttatattgtcaaaaaaaaaaatctattttatcactataattttaatcaaaattaaaatttcagaaAAAATATTCCTCATATTTACATGTTAGTGCAATAAAACAAGTGGACAaacagacacaaaatgcatgtctAAATGCTAGTtctatatactatatataaagagacCACTTGGTTTTTGGATgactttttcactttcaattataGCCTTAAACAAATTTGCCAATAAGAATCCTATATTATTGGtgtaattcaaaaaaaaaaaaaaaattatatttactataCTAATGGTGTCATCCAAAAAGATTTTACAATATTAAAGTGCATAATATCTTTACCtataatttcaataaaaatcaaaataaattttactgaaaattttataaaactatTGATCGTAATTTATACCCATTAACGTCAATGGCGGAGCCAGACAAAAAAGTTTGCGGTGACCGTCATCCTTAccatcaaaataaactaaaatataatatataaattatattgtaTACAACACATTTAAGTCGTAATAAATCAAAAACcgatcattcaaaatttaaactacataatTGAACCATTTTTCAAAGCCATCTTTGCATCCTACTGGTGAACTATCTTGTTTGATTGATACAATTGAAGCTCCTCTACGATGAATTTGTTGTGGATAACTTGTTCCATATCCCACCATGTAACTCATCTTTTTTGAAACCATAACAAACCTCCCAGTGTTTTTTGAAAGTTTTGAGTTGATTTTTGTGCACATGAGCATATGAATTGTTCTGCATTTTCTTTGTATTGATCCCAAATACCTGAAGACTCTACTGTCCCATCTAAAACAAGCTACATGACccaatttaattgaataattaagtAGTGGTGAGTGGCATGATAGTAATATTAAAATTACTTCAAGGGTATTATAGTCTTTTCACAAAATAAATGGGTAGGCCATGGCATATTCCAATCCTCatgtggctccgccactgattaacgcaataaaaagagaaaaagaaagacacGAAGCCATGCATCAGAAGTGTTTTACCACTATTCTTGCATTGAAGAAGTCTACAATAACTTCATTCCTGGTTAAGGAGACTTCAACAAGTGCAACTTTTCCATCAAGATTCCACCATTTCCTTGCATTCTCTTGATTTATCCTATCTAtgcaaaaattctaaaatacatctaaaaacataaataaaaatactaatttatttaataaaattttacattaaaataGGTAAAATAACATGTTATCAAACTTCCTCATGCTGGAACTAtattgcttgtcctcaagcaattTGCTTAGGTAGGAAGTATTGAACAAGCAAACATTAAGAACAATGAGAAGAAAATTTCGACCTAAGTTCTAAGTTAGAATCTTAGGCTCTCTAAATCACAAAATCCTCAAGAAAATGAGAACTCACCTCACAAAATCACTCATTTATGTATAAGGTGATTTAGTTCCACTAATTGTTTCTCAAAGAACAAGTCATAGATAAGCATGAGAGGCAGAGTAAACATAAATCCAGAACTCAATTTGATGTTTAGGCTCAAGAAGAGTTTTTATATTTAGGTTGCCTAGAACTATACTCCAAATATATTAAACTTGATTTTCAtcaaggacaaaaaaaatttaaagtataTTTTCATCATACAAACTTCACAAGAAGAGAATAATTTCATTAAGGTTGCAAGTCAAGTAGTAGGGAAATCATGATTCTATGAGAAATATCacacaaaataaaagtaaaaagggccaaaatctttgttttttttttttgtttttttgtgtgtgtgcaATTCCTTATATTGTCCCAAAATATCACATTTAAAGGGTTTTATATTTGAGAATATGTTAATTTATCAAACTTAAATTTGACCCGCCACATGATTATCTAATTTCTCTTTATCCACACAtaaccaaaattaaaaatttaatgttCTACTCCCTCAGTCccatatttacaaaaaaaaattgaccaatttcacttttcaatataacattaattacttttttccaaatatatctctaattaatattattttcatcacTCCCAATTCGATATAtttcactttgcatttatgatagtgaagaatgcaccaatacttaataaaaacactttaaaccatttttctctcttcttcgcttacacatttttcttaatatgtttgaaagaacaaatgacTCGGTTAATTTGAAACGGGAGGGAGTAGAtgttaaaacaaaaatgatttcaaGCAAGTAGTAGCGATTATTTTATCGAAAGCaagaaaacaaaggaaaagaaagaaaacttgTTTGGAGTTTGGCAGGATAGATGTTGCTCCTTACAATATATTTGTTACTTGTGCTTTAAGAAAGATGAAATCTACCTCTCACTTAATCATTGACCTGCCATATCTCTATCAAAATTTGGAGCTGGTTTACTTCTACTCTGATAGGCTTAATGTAAGATTTTCATATTGCTTGTGCTTATCAATCTTATTTTAGAAACACATATGGAGATGTATTTGGCAACGTTGGCATTGTTGCTTGTTTTGTTGAAAACATTGGTATTAGCAGTGCTTATAGGTGTCATGCTTGATTTTGAGCTGACATTCTCTaaaggtttgattttgagctgaCATTCTCAAAAGGTTTGCATTTCACTCAAGTAGCAAATGCTTCAGATATATAGATTGAAATTAAGATTAAAATAGCTCAACCTGAAGCAAATTGATAAATTTACTCATTCGTTTAAAATGCTTAAACATATTTGAAGACTTATAATGCAGGCATATACCAAACCTCAAGTATTAACTAATCATTCATAGAGGTTTGCATTTGCTTACTAAAATAGAACTAAGACGAGAAAACACTTAAAATACCAAGTAAAACATAGAAACCTAGCAGGACTTGCCCATAATGCGCTCATACATACTCTCGAGCTCATTCAAGTGATCCTGAAGAACATCACTTTCATTTTGATGGTCATTCTCATCAAGCAATTTTGTGGCCTTTTTAATTGCAGCATTGATcttcttgttttcttttgaaGAGAGCTTTAAATTaatatctttcttcttcaacacATTTTCCAATTTGTAAACACAGTCGTCCAGTGCATTCATTACTTTTGCCTTTCTTAAGAATTTCTTATCATCGATAGAGTACGCCTCAGCTTCTTTAACCAATCTTTTAATTTGTTCAGCCGATAACCTTCCTTTGTCATTGGTTATTGTAATCTCATTCTTACTACCAGTGGATTTGTCCATAGCAGAAACTGTCAAAATACCATTTTGATCGACATCAAAGCATACATCAAAAGAATGGCCACGAGCAGCTGCAGGGGGTAAGCCAGAAAGAGTGAAAGAACCAAGAAGATGATTGTCACTTGCTCTTGGTCTCTCACCCTCATAGACGTCAATTGCGACCCTTTTTTGGTTATCTGCAgctgtaatatatttttttgtaatctTGACAGGAATTGAAGTGTTCCTAGGAATCACCACACTCATGACATCATGTATTAAATCAATACCAAGAGATAGTGGTGCGACATCAATCAACACCAAGTTTGGAACATTCTTGACGCTTCCACTTAACAAAGCAGCCTGAACAGCAGCACCATAAGCAACAGCCTCATCAGGGTTGATACTTTTGCATAATTCCTTCCCCTTGAAGAAGTTCTGCAATAGTTGCTGCACTTTCGGAATCCTAGAAGACCCACCAACAAGGACAACATCATCAACTCTGCTCTTGTCAATCTTAGCATCACTAAGACACTTCTCAACAATCTCCATGCACTCATCAAAAAGGTCCATATTGATTTCCTCAAACTTGGCACGAGTGATTGACGAAGAAAAATCAACACCCTTAAATAAAGCGTCTACCTCAACATTGGTCACAGAGGCGAAAGAAAGTGTCCTTTTTGCTTTTTCACATGCAGTTCTCAACCTCCTCATGGCTTTTGGGTTCccaacaattttcaatttttttttccttttgatttcCTCAACAAAATAGTATACCATTCTATTATCAAAGTCCTCACCCCCAAGATGAGTGTCTCCACCGGTGGCCTTAACTTCGAAGACCTTATCCTTAATTGTAACGAGAGACACATCAAAAGTCCCACCACCAAGGTCAAAGACAAAAATATTCCGTTCTTCAACACAGTTAGTTCTCTTGCCAAGGCCATATGCAATAGCTGCAGCAGTTGGTTCATTGATTACCTTCAATACATTAAGGCCAGCAATGACACCAGCATCTATGGTGGCTTTTCGCTGAGAATCGTTGAAGTAAGCCGGGACAGTAATGACAGCATTCATAACCGATGATTCTAGATATTCCTCAGCAATCTCCCGCATCTTTGTGAGTACCATAGACGAAATTTCCTCTGCACAAAAGTGTTTCTCCCGTCCCTTGTACTTGAGGGAAATCATTGGTTTGTCATTCATATCCGCAATGACCTTGAATGGCCACGACATTATATCTTTTTGGACCACAGGATCACTAAACTTCCTACCAATTAGTCTCTTAGCATCTGtcaaaatataacattaataattatatatcattcatttggtttttgaatgagtAAATACAAAATTCTATTTGGTTTTTGATAAATGAAAAGTaagaacatgttttttttttttttaataatgaaaaataagaacTTATAGTCCTTAAAAATTTccaatatcaataaaaaatgtacgATAACAAAATTTCCGAAAAAACCAGAGACCAAAACTTACCTAAAAACATGGTCGACAATAATTTTCAATAGTAAGGGAAGCCTAAAACAAGTTTTAATATATGTGGCATTTGTTGTCCGCACATTATGAGGGCTTTTTAGCCtataaaatctaataaaaataatttttggttgGGTGGTCTAAAGTTAGGGTTTTAGTAGTCGTATCCTTGGATCGGCACTGCCTAAAACTTACTGTAAAAATTTAACCTACCAACATCACTGAAGATTAAACATATGTGTAACATTCATAGAGACAAGGAGGCCTCAATAGTATATAATAGATTGTATACTAAGATAGACCAAGTAGAGAATAAAACATTACCAAAGACGGTGTTTTCTGGGTTCATGGCAGCTTGATTCTTAGCGGAATCACCGATAAACCTTTCATCTTTagcaaaagcaacaaaagacGGAGTAGTTTTGTTGCCTTGATCATTGTGTATAATCTCAACTCTACCGTGTTCTTCATGCCACACAGCAACACATGAGTATGTCGTCCCAAGGTCTATTCCGATGGCACATCCTTCTTGATTTTTTGCCATAATCTTACAATGAAAACAAAGAagctcaaaaacaaaaaaaaatacgatCAAGTCAAAACTAGAGTAAAgtaaaaaacagaacaaaattaACTTTACCTTAGTTATAAACGGAAGCGTGAGTTAGAAGAAAAGGTCTACTTAGGGTTTCTTCCAAAGCAAAATCGTTCTTTTATATTCACGATATAGCAAAACCGTTCTTCCAAATTTTATCTCTAGGATTAACTTATACCCCTCCCTTCCTTTTTAAATGTCGtcggttttgtttttttttttttaaataaagtttgtTTCGTTATcataaaatttcaacaaaattttgttacctATAATAATGGTTTCATGaatagttttgttttcttttttacaaatggtTCTATGAAtagttaaaattctataaataagatgaataattaattgttaaaaatttcaagtgcaaAGTAAAAGAACAGATCGtagggaaaaataaaataaaagacttcATTAATGTTCAAAATGAAGAAGGTAAAATTCCATAAATAAGATGAGTagtaattgttaaaaaaattaagtgcaAAGTAAAAGACTGGatatgagagaaaaataaaataaaagactccATGAATGTCCAAAATGAAGAAAGAATCGTTGGAACGGTTGATAGGAGATGAAGATGGAAAAATAGTTGAAGAATTGTTTGACAAGTTAGAAGAACAATATTCAgaaaattgacaattgtttgttatgagagagtgtgcaaaaaaaaattgttgtagaAAAAGATAGTATCTAACAAATGTTTGTTACgagagaaatataatatattaaatatattgaaaCGAGAAAGTGTATACAAAAAATAGGAATAAATTGATGGATTAAAATGAGAGTATAATAGGGAAAAAATGTGTAAAAACACACTTCATTATTTTGGTATTAATTttctaaaacgacacttaaaaaggaacgaagGGAGTAACGTGTTTGGTAAGAAAACTAAATAATTGAGAAGTATCTAAGAAaactaagtaattttttttccaggtatatttttatttgtataactAGTGTAGTAACCCGTGCTAAGCAAGAGATTGTCCAtaagactcaacaataattttcatattttgacATATACAAAACTAACATGTAGAATTTGGTGAGTAATAGTTAATATGAATTGTGAAATTCGTAAACATTTTTTAAGGTGATTTTATAAAGTATAAAactaactataaaaaaaatacaatgtatcaagatataaaaaaaaataaaaaaaaataaacatcaaacataTGTTTTAGCCAAAATTTATTAGGTTATAGTCCAATTAATGCTTATATtcaaatgtttattttgtatAGGTTCAATTTAAACATTCTTTATTGCTGGAGGGGGATACTGATAAATATTGAAAATCTCTTCTTGCTATAataagtgagagagagagagaggtatatatagagagagatagagaaagagatatatatatatatatatatatatatatatatatatatagagagagagagagagagagaggggtgAGGAGATAAGGGTGTAGTATATATAAGCTTGAGATGTTGTGTAGTATGAGGTTGATGCTAGGTGATTGAATTTCTCCATGAGGGTTTTTTTTGTCATGGAAGTATAAAAAGAATGGGGTATAGTCAGTTAATTCGACATACACGATATATCGGTTGCTTTCGACATGAAGAGGAGGTCTAACTCCTTGTTAAAGTTTGGAAAAGTTGGGTCCCTTTCAACGTGATTATCTTTTCTTGAAAAATGCTCAAAGATAGTGTTCCTACCTAttagaataataataacaacatctCTCTCGCCtttgaataataataacaaaggaTAAAAATTTATTcgtaactttatttatttaagtatttgttcatactgcaatttttttatttgttttatagaGGTTTTTAGTATTCTCTTCTTTAAATAAAGATAATTGCTAAACTTGTTTTTCTTAGAGTGTACAAAATATGAAATCTTAGATTCTtacttgaattttgtttttaatctatTGGAGAAGATGATGAGACTAATTTAGCTTCTATAGGAGATGAAGAGattgatttctcttttaattGAGATGAATAATTGGAGAGGAAGAATAAATGTTGAAGCAGAAAATAAAGTAGGGTTTGAACgcgcaaagaagaagaaactgaAACCTGAATGCATTGTTTCATAAATAATGAAGTGATAACTAACACATGACTCACTTaagtcatgttttttttttacctaaactTAAGTCAtgttttaatctcaaccatttCTTTTAATCTAGGATTTGTCATTTATTCGTATCGTTCTGACataaatataacattttcaCTTGATATGTCTCATATATTATAgagtgaaaaataaataaacatatagGCAAAAAGACAATCAAATATAAAGTTGAAAAGACAAAAAGATAGAACATTTTTGAGATGCgtgtctttaaaaaataaatgagaaaatatAGATAGACcacgagtaaatagtcaatttcctccctgaaattgtaagtttcatcaattacccccctgaaattaacaaaacttcaatta containing:
- the LOC25499929 gene encoding heat shock cognate 70 kDa protein; its protein translation is MAKNQEGCAIGIDLGTTYSCVAVWHEEHGRVEIIHNDQGNKTTPSFVAFAKDERFIGDSAKNQAAMNPENTVFDAKRLIGRKFSDPVVQKDIMSWPFKVIADMNDKPMISLKYKGREKHFCAEEISSMVLTKMREIAEEYLESSVMNAVITVPAYFNDSQRKATIDAGVIAGLNVLKVINEPTAAAIAYGLGKRTNCVEERNIFVFDLGGGTFDVSLVTIKDKVFEVKATGGDTHLGGEDFDNRMVYYFVEEIKRKKKLKIVGNPKAMRRLRTACEKAKRTLSFASVTNVEVDALFKGVDFSSSITRAKFEEINMDLFDECMEIVEKCLSDAKIDKSRVDDVVLVGGSSRIPKVQQLLQNFFKGKELCKSINPDEAVAYGAAVQAALLSGSVKNVPNLVLIDVAPLSLGIDLIHDVMSVVIPRNTSIPVKITKKYITAADNQKRVAIDVYEGERPRASDNHLLGSFTLSGLPPAAARGHSFDVCFDVDQNGILTVSAMDKSTGSKNEITITNDKGRLSAEQIKRLVKEAEAYSIDDKKFLRKAKVMNALDDCVYKLENVLKKKDINLKLSSKENKKINAAIKKATKLLDENDHQNESDVLQDHLNELESMYERIMGKSC